The Methanobrevibacter millerae genome includes the window GGGATTAATAAAACATATTGGCATTACAACACATAAAATCACATTCGCTCATGAAGCTATTGAATCAGGACTCTACGAAACATTGCAATATCCATTCTCATACCTAAGCGGAAAGCAGGAAATTAACTTGGTAAATAAATGTAAAGAGTTTGATGTTGGTTTTATAGCTATGAAAGCAATGGGTGGAGGATTAATAACAAATTCAAAAGCATCCTATGCATACATGAATCAATTTGACAATGTTCTTCCAATATGGGGCATACAAAAGCTAGAGGAGCTTAATGAATTTTTATCATATGATGAAAACACCATATTAAATGATGAATTGAAAAAAGCCATCACAAAAGATAAAAAGGAACTTGGTGAAGACTTCTGCAGAGGGTGCGGATACTGTATGCCATGTCCGCAGGATATTAACATAAGCATGTGTGCAAGAATGTCGCTATGGATTAGAAGATTTCCGGCAGAACCTTACTTAACTGAAGAATATCTGGAAATAATGGAAAATACAAACGAATGTATTGAATGTTATGCATGTGTGGATAACTGCCCATATGAACTGGACATTCCACGTCTGCTTAAAGAAAACTATGAAGACTATCAAAATGTATTAGATGGAAAAACCAAGGTGTAAACATGAAGCAATGCATTGAAAATCCAAATGAATTGAAATGGGATGAATTTTGGGAAAATGAATTAAAACAAAAGGAAGACCGTGGAAAAGATTGGGATAAGGCAGCCGTATCTTTTCATAAAAGAGCCAAAAAAGATGACTATCATGAATTATTATTTTCAAAATTGATTATAGATGAAAATGACAGCGTGCTTGATTTGGGTTGTGGAGAAGGCTCAATTACATTACCCTTAGCTAAAAAAGCAAAAAGTGTTACTGGTGTCGACTCATCACCTAAAATGCTTGAATTATTAAATCAAAGAGCACAGGAAAGAGGCATTGAAAATGTAAAAACCATTTTAAAACCTCTAGAAGACATTACTTATGAAGACGTTGGTGCTCATGATATTGTACTAGCTTCAAGATCACTTAATGGAATAATCCCAATCAAAGAAACCCTGAAAACCATTGATAGAATAGCCACCAAATATGTATTCATTACGCTCTTTGGTCCTGAAAACTGGAAAATTGAGGGAGAATTTAATGAATACATTGGACGTGAAAACAAGCATTTTCCAGGACACAATTACCTATTCAACATACTATTTAATATGGGAATCTATGCAAATGTTGAAAGATTGGACATTAAGGCATATAGGGAATATGACAATATCGAAGAGGCAATGGACAACGGTAAATTCCGCCTTGATTTATTGAATGATGAAGAAAAAGACAAGCTAAAAGAATACCTTGAAAAAATTTTAACCAAAAATCCTAAAACCGGAAA containing:
- a CDS encoding class I SAM-dependent methyltransferase — its product is MKQCIENPNELKWDEFWENELKQKEDRGKDWDKAAVSFHKRAKKDDYHELLFSKLIIDENDSVLDLGCGEGSITLPLAKKAKSVTGVDSSPKMLELLNQRAQERGIENVKTILKPLEDITYEDVGAHDIVLASRSLNGIIPIKETLKTIDRIATKYVFITLFGPENWKIEGEFNEYIGRENKHFPGHNYLFNILFNMGIYANVERLDIKAYREYDNIEEAMDNGKFRLDLLNDEEKDKLKEYLEKILTKNPKTGKLYNKKDKADWILIWWKKD
- a CDS encoding aldo/keto reductase, which produces MVIKMRLGKTNLEVNKNGFGALPIQRRNMDDSVEILLHAYENGIDFYDTAHFYTDSEAKLGKAFEDVRENIYLASKGAAEEVDEFWKQLETSLKSMKTDYLDLYQFHNISFCPKGDDDLYKAMLEAKEEGLIKHIGITTHKITFAHEAIESGLYETLQYPFSYLSGKQEINLVNKCKEFDVGFIAMKAMGGGLITNSKASYAYMNQFDNVLPIWGIQKLEELNEFLSYDENTILNDELKKAITKDKKELGEDFCRGCGYCMPCPQDINISMCARMSLWIRRFPAEPYLTEEYLEIMENTNECIECYACVDNCPYELDIPRLLKENYEDYQNVLDGKTKV